The Chryseobacterium sp. 52 genome includes a region encoding these proteins:
- a CDS encoding GAF domain-containing protein has protein sequence MSELKKRLSSILESPKHNTEEKLEKVCHLLDQEISYFNWTGFYFKNGDKEELILGPYVGAPTDHTIIPYGKGICGQVAVSNETFVVPDVHQESNYLSCSIDTKAEIVVPIFKDGENIGQIDIDSHTVDPFTAEDRELLEWLCNEVSKIL, from the coding sequence ATGTCAGAATTAAAGAAAAGACTTTCTTCCATTCTTGAAAGTCCAAAACATAATACAGAAGAGAAACTAGAGAAGGTATGTCATCTGTTGGATCAGGAGATTTCTTATTTCAACTGGACAGGATTCTACTTTAAAAACGGAGATAAGGAAGAGTTGATCTTAGGCCCTTATGTAGGGGCTCCTACTGATCATACCATCATTCCTTATGGAAAAGGAATTTGCGGACAGGTTGCAGTTTCCAATGAAACATTTGTAGTTCCGGATGTTCATCAGGAAAGCAATTATTTAAGCTGTTCTATTGATACCAAAGCGGAAATTGTGGTTCCTATCTTCAAAGACGGGGAAAACATTGGCCAGATTGATATTGACTCCCATACTGTAGATCCTTTTACAGCTGAAGACAGAGAATTATTGGAATGGCTTTGTAATGAAGTTTCCAAGATTTTGTAA